From the genome of Anopheles funestus chromosome 2RL, idAnoFuneDA-416_04, whole genome shotgun sequence:
ATATATCGTACGATATATTAAGTTGGAACTAGTGGCAATGTCCTTTTACTTGCGAAGAATGTTTTGTTCGAACAGTCGCTTATTATGCAACTAAATACTGATAGTAAGCGAAATTTTTAAACccagttttctttttactttttcagtAATAGTTTATATTCCTAAAGATAGTAATAATTATCGGAAAATAGAAATATCAACGAATTTTCACTCCAAAATAAAATGTCCAAACTTGTAGGAAATCAAAAGATCTATCCTTAATAGATATGATCGTTTACTTACCAAACAATTAAGCACAGCCGATGGTAAAGCATTGCTACCATTCCCTCCAATATTACCACCGCTACCGGTCAACTGTTCCGTGACTAGCTTTTCGCTCGATCCTTTCAGCAACTCGGCTAACAGCTCGGGAGAAGCGGCCAAACCCTTCGGTGTTTCAGGCGTACTCAACAGAGTGAAACTACGCTCAGACGGTGTACGGCTGTTCTGTGACAATCGTATCTCATCCAAACTGCGCTTCTGCTGCTTATCACTGGCACTCGATCCGCTACGCTGCTTGTTCGGCTTCTCGTGAACATCCGAGCCACCGCGCCTCAATGACTTATCCGCCAGATGGCTATCGAGAGAAAACTTTTTGCTCTCCAGCTTACCACCGCTGACCATCGATTTTTCCGACTTATCCGAATCCGTACTGCGCTGTTCAATGTTGCACAGATAGCGCTTCGATGGACTGGCGGAATGTGAACTGGATGAATCGGACAGTTTCGAAGGGCTGGAAGCAGTCCGCACATGTGTCGGCACCGGCAAGTTAGCGCTGGTTTTTCGTGGTTTCGATCCCGCCTTCGCTGCATGACGATCGTTCGTTTCGTCCATTGACTGACTTCCTGTACCACGACTTCTCGGTGCGTTTGCATTGGTGTTGTGGCTGTTTAGAACGGTGAGAAAACTCATTAGACAATGCTTAGTTAATTCAATCAATCCTACTCACCCTTCGTTCCGTGTTAGTTCCTCCAAGATTTCACTGTACTGCACTTTACTCGTTGGTTTCTTCATCTCTGCTTCCAACATTTGTCCATACGGTCCTCGTAGGGGTCGTTTCGAGTATCTTCTCAGATCCGAATCACCTCCACCAGGTGCGGGCGAAGCACTCGTACGATCACGTGACGAAGCTCGATCACTCTCGTTATCGGAAACGGAATCCGATCGGAGCAGAAGAGTTTTCAGCGTCCTCACTGGCAATGCCGGAGCCGGCAATGTATCATCCTTCTCGTCCGAGCTCTGATACGTGAGACTCTGCCGACGGTTACTCTTTGGCCAGATCGGTTTGCCCGGATCCGAATCCGGAGTGGTCGGATCAAGCAGATAACGCTCGGGCGAGTGTACCGCGTTCTCACGCTCCTTCCCATACTCGATCGTATCCTTTCCGCTGAGATCGGTAAAACTATCTCCGCTAAGATCCAAACTTGAATCTTTCTCGTTCACCTGTCCCAACTGTTGCGGGTTCCAGCTAACATTACCTTCCTCACCGGTCGTTACACCATTATCGTTGTGATCCGACTCCAACTCATTGTTTCCGTCGATTGCAGGCCACTGTATGTAGATACCTTTCCGACGCGATTTCCGCGATTCCAGACGACGTTTTTCGTCCACATCGTTCGACAACCGACAATTCGGCGTATCACCCATATCCTCATTATTGCTGTGACGTTTTCGTACCTCCACTACTTCCACCTCGTTACCATCACCCATCACTACGGACACCTTGTGCGTTCCAGCACTTCCGTCCACGATCGTCGTATACTCATTACTCTCCGGCTCAGTGCATATGATCGAAACGGGTGGTGTACAGATCATCATACCCTCCACCGACCCATTGCTACCTTCGTTTGTATCAGCGGCACCATCCGACCCACAACCATCCTCCGACAGTTCAACGCTTTCCTGCGGTTCAATTATTTGTGGCGGGTTTTCAACGACGATCTTTTCCGGATGATAATTTTCCTCCGATAGTTCGGTAGAAAATAGATCAGCCCCCGGTCCGAGGGCATCATTGATAGCGTTCTCATTCACCTCCTTTATGCTTCCCAAACAATCGGAAAACTTCCCATACTCCGTCGTCGAAGCGTCTATCCACTGCTCCGAAGGTCGGGCCGTGCTCCATTCACTCACAACACAATCATACACGGGGACGGGAATCAGACAGGTCGTAGCCTGCTGCAAACATTCGTCATCCTTGGAAAGGGATGTCGGTGTTATGGGTATGCCTTCCTCCACCAGTGACTCCAGCACCATCTCCGATGCCTGCATCACACTGATGTTTGCCTGTTGCGCTACACAACCTTCATTTTCCACATTCTCATTGTGCTCCGCTACCGGATCTTCTACGATCGTTTCAATGTCCGAGTTTCGGTTCGAGGCAAGATCCTTACCGTCCACCTCATGATACCGGCCATAATCATCCAGCGGTGCTAAATTGATGTTTAACTCCGTTTTCTTGATCGTCAGCTTTGCCACATCCGTATCATCGGGCTGTGCTCCCTGTGACTCCTGAACCGACTGACTTCCACAAAGCTCAGTCGGACTGCAACTTCGAGCAGATTCCACGATCTTACAGTACTGCCGGGGTATCGTATTGCTATCAACGCTCGATTGTTGTTGATCCTTATTTTTCAAGATACTATTCTTTAAAGCTCCCAGCGCCGATCGGATGTACTTGCCCGACGAATAGTCTACCTGCGAAAAGGAAGCACTTCGAAAGGGGATCGTTTTCTGCGTGTATGAACCCACTATTGTGCGGGATTCTGGTCGCGATAGTTTAGCAAAtagttcatcatcatctttcaAGGGGCCAACTTCCGATTTGCATTCATCCGCTGCACCAGAACTGGCGTGTGGAAGCTCGTGTAAGGCTTCCAAATTTGAGGTGCTTACATTCGCTCTCAAATTGACCTGTCTGTGTTCGACAAGTGGTGAGCTTGGCGTAGACATTCGCTGTCCACTACTCTCCCCAAACCGGTAAGGTATGTCCACCGAGCGCGATTCTTTCGCCTTCAGCAACTGTGACTCGGGTAAGTTCGATTCCGCACCATGAAGGAAGCTGGTATCGATAAGACTAGACGTTGACAGGGCAGTATTCCGTCGATCGAGCGTACGCTCCACACTGTGGGCATGTTTAGATCGTCGTGGTGGAGGCACTGGAGGAGCTCTGTTTCCCTTCAACAGTTCCGTGAGCTCACGCAAACGTTCCGTTTTGGTTGCGCCTGGTCCTGCATTGGCAGGCGTTGCTGTACCACTATTGGCTTGCTTCTCGGACGAACTAGATGTAGTCTTTTTCACTAATCTTTGCAAACGATCTAATGTATTGTTACGTTTTTCCATTATCTGTAAAGAGTAGCAGAATAGGGTGTAAGTCAACATGATGGCGAAAATAAGTAGCGTTCTTGAAAATATTCTAAGATCTTCTATATTCGATTTGATATCTTTGAGAGATATTTGAGCATCATAACATTCAAAAAGGACCCACACGAATGTatcaatattaatatttttacacacaacaaacacaaacacacacacactagctTGTCCCTGAAATCATGTGTTCTTACATAATGCAGGGAGTAACATTTCACCCTCAACACAAACGATCACTATGCCATACGGCGGTACATAAAGACACTTGTAAACGTTTTGTCAAACTACCCGCGCTCGATCACTACTCGATCGTCTGTAGCACGCAAACACAATTTCGAAGCACACTTTTCTCCGAATTCTACCAACGCGCATAATGAATCGTCGCGTCAACCCACCCCTACTACTTGATATTTATGGTAACGCATTTAACCGACTTACCGATCTGTCGTTGGTACCGCTACACGCAGCATGGAATTGAGCGTTACTCCTTCCGAAGCAGTTTAACCCACCGTGATGGTCCGGCGATGAGCAAGCAGGACCGTAACCCTGCGTTTTGATCGTAGCATAAAGCGACGATGGCGGGTAGCTATCATCCGTTGCCGCGCGACCCAACGGTGTCTGCTCACCGATACCACCTGGCCGTCCGGGTtcgccaccaacaccaccgacACTGACACTTTTCTCAGCGCTATTATTAGACGACACAGTAGTAtatttctgctgctgctgttgatgctgttgttgttgcagttgttgttgttgctgttcacTATCACCGTTACTACTATTCCGGTGGTAATTGTTATTGGTATCACTGCGTCTACCGCCTGATCGATCTTGCGATGTAACGTTACTATCACCGTGTCCAATGTCACTGCTACCCGCACACGTTACACCCCCGTTAGCTAGCGAAGTAATGAGCGTGCTGATGGCGGATGCTGACTGTAAACCACCGTCAAAGCGCAACTCGGCACCGTACCGTGCCGCTTGATAGTCGTCGTTGGCGTTACTGTCGGTACGGTTGCACTGCGTACGGCACTTGACTACGGACGGCCGCTGCGATGGCCACTGTTCATCACTATTGCGTCGGTACGGTTCGGTACCGTCGCAGGTTAGCGTTAGGTGGCCGACACCACTACACACACCGTACAGTTCGTCCGAGGACGAGTCGATGTAATTGTTTCGATTCGCGGCACTAGCGGTGACAAATGCGCCACCACTTACGGTACACGGTACGGCCGTGGTTGATGCTAATGTTTTACCACTGTCCACAGCTGGCAGTGTGCCAGCAGCACCCTCGGCACCCTCAACAGCTGGCGTGATCGGGTGGCGTACTGCCGCACCGGTGATGATCGACGGATACGGTTTGCGTTGCGTCCTGCTACACTCGCGCCCGTATTGACCGCAATCGTCCTGCTCGGTGCAAACGAGCGCAGGGTTGATGTCGTCCCCGGCCGATGACAGATCGGACGAGTCAATGAAACTAAGATCCTCCAGTTCATCGATCGGACGCTGTTGCGTACGACCGTGGGTGCCGCCAATGACCGTCGTCGGCAGGTTGGCGTCGATGCCTGTCAACGGTCCACCCGGTACACCACTGACACGGTATGGTGCGGTAGCCGTATGCGCTGTCCCGCCCAGCAGCTTGTTGCAGTACTTGTTCAGCGATTGCAGCCGTATTTCGTTGAGCGCATCGCTGCACTTATGATTGCGGATGTTGCCAGCTGTTGTGGTGGTGTAGTTGCCGCTATTGCTACTCAACACTGGCAGAGATGATTTGCGCGTTACGTTCGGACGAAAGTAGAGTGCCTCGCCGCCTATTTCATCCCGAACAAAACCGTTTTGTTTCTCTGCACGAAATGAATCATCCAACTGTCCATAGTGTAATCGTCTTGCATGATTAGCGCTGCGAAACGATCGATTCCTACCGGGACTGTTTAGTAAGGGACCATCGAACAGCTGATTAGAGTCACCGATACCGACACCGACGGGCGATCTGGAGGAGAGCGTCGGTGAACAGTACCCAATAGCATCGGATGGAACACGATGGAAGCTGTAAGATTTCACCACCGGTAATGATGAGGGAGGTTGCAATATTCGACGCCGCTGGGCAAAAGGGGTGGCAATCGGAGGTGGATGAGCTTGCAGAGGATGTGGAGATCCTGCAACTGGATCTTCTGATGCAGGATGCGTCAGGATACAACCATATGCCGGTTGTTGCGCAGAAGGTGATACAGGCCGTGGAGATAGCGAAGACGTAGAGGATAGCTCGTCAGTGCAAAGATCGGTACCTCCACCAGCAGAGGAGGAATGTTTTTTCCTAATATTATTtctaccaccaccaacaccatcaccgGACCGTGCACTAATCGATCTGGTGAGGTTCAGTCCACCAGCACCGTGCAGTTCAgatgatattttctttttctcgaaaTTATTTATGTTCACATCTTTTCTTCCGCCTTGTCCCTGCACCGGCCAACTTTGCTGCTGCGGCCcaagatgctgctgctgtcgtagTGCGTTTttcgaatttaaatttaaatcatcaCCCCCATTCCGATAGTCACCGCCACTTGATATTACACTGCCACCACCGTCGGCAGTGGAGAAGAGTTCACCATTCGCACCAACAATAACCAGTGCCGAaagatcatcatcaacatcggtATCATTTGCATCATCGAACTCGTTTCTTACAGACGTTCCACTGGCGGTACTGTCCGGTCCATTGGTGGCCAGATATTCTGCTCCATCATGGCGATCTAGCGCGTTGGAGGAATATCCAATCGATCGTTCATTCCGTTGCTGCTGACGGTAGCTTCTTGCGTTCTGGTAACCTACACTCGAGCCAGAAGATTCTGAATGTTCGCGCTTTTCTggatgctgctggtgttgcttTTCTTGCAACCGTTGTTCACCGTTGTTCTGCTTCTTGCTGCCCGATCCGAAACTGTTGCTATAGCAGCACACTACGGTCGAGCATCTTGGTGATGCGGAttcttgctgttgctgctgctgagctGCAGCAAACAATTTTGGATGATCCTGACTATTATAACGACCGTCAGCGTTGTTGATGTTGCTAAAGTTGCTGTGATCACTATCACctctgctactgctgctgccgttgttGTTAGTGACGCCGTTCCTGTAGCTCGAGTCAACCAACAGTTCGGCACCACCAGTGTAACCGTCACTTCCGTGGTCGTGCGATTGCGCTAACTGACTGAAATGGGTCCCGTTGTTGTTGGTCCGACCAGGCGCCAACATTGGATACCTCGGCAGCTGCTGTTGGCCCTCCGCTCCGGGCGAACCGACCGTTGTCGATGCGAAGGGAGATGATTTTCTATTCTTAGCTGGAGTAACAACCAAAATGGTAGGGAgaaaacaagagagagagagaaaatgcgCATATGAAAAGtagagaaaattttacatttctgaTGTGGTTTTCCACTGCTTCACATCAATATATCGGGCGGTGCGTTGTATGCCAATTGGTCCTAGTTAACGGCAACCATACAACTAGCTTGCGCTCTGCCATTGATTAACCCACTACAGTGCACTAGCGGCGGTGTAGAATGTGCCCATTCTTGGCATAGATAATCGAGCGAAAAGTGCATGCGGAAAGGTGTACGAACCGTCGAAACATCCGCTGGAAGCAAAGGTCGTGGATCATTAGGGTACGGTTGCGCTTCACCGCATGTGCTATATTTACTTCTCAATGCCACCGAAGATGCATCCCGAAGAAGGACCAAACATTTGTGCCGGGTTTTGACATGGTGCAGCTGTTTCGCCCGCAATTCACCTGCATTTGAAACAATGTCACAAGCAAATGGACACCAACGAGCAACCCACTTTAACGCGCCATTTGATTTGGATTTGATTAGGCGCTTAGAAGAATGGATGGAAAGCCAATGGAgagcacgaaacaaaaaatgtttcgcaggaaaaaacattcttatcaCAAACGTTTCCCTGTTTTAGTATGTCTTTCACTCAACTCAGCTCTTGGAGAAATATCAAAGTAggaactttttaaaaataaaaaataaaaagaaatattaacttTTCCGTACACGCACCAATTTATGTACTGCAGCAATCTCAACGGCAGCGCGTTTGAACCACAACCTTTGTCCTGGG
Proteins encoded in this window:
- the LOC125766534 gene encoding uncharacterized protein LOC125766534, giving the protein MTSKPQPDKLGRNMKALPSAMWNRAIPENDYIQLGTLRYGVRLSNTGLLDGGKPGHVTDLNEGNSRASVNSYEIANGDNSVHSVGGTSSISSNGENPNCCCIGTGGVEMPWTNSSYGRTKLPVPSSLTKNRKSSPFASTTVGSPGAEGQQQLPRYPMLAPGRTNNNGTHFSQLAQSHDHGSDGYTGGAELLVDSSYRNGVTNNNGSSSSRGDSDHSNFSNINNADGRYNSQDHPKLFAAAQQQQQQESASPRCSTVVCCYSNSFGSGSKKQNNGEQRLQEKQHQQHPEKREHSESSGSSVGYQNARSYRQQQRNERSIGYSSNALDRHDGAEYLATNGPDSTASGTSVRNEFDDANDTDVDDDLSALVIVGANGELFSTADGGGSVISSGGDYRNGGDDLNLNSKNALRQQQHLGPQQQSWPVQGQGGRKDVNINNFEKKKISSELHGAGGLNLTRSISARSGDGVGGGRNNIRKKHSSSAGGGTDLCTDELSSTSSLSPRPVSPSAQQPAYGCILTHPASEDPVAGSPHPLQAHPPPIATPFAQRRRILQPPSSLPVVKSYSFHRVPSDAIGYCSPTLSSRSPVGVGIGDSNQLFDGPLLNSPGRNRSFRSANHARRLHYGQLDDSFRAEKQNGFVRDEIGGEALYFRPNVTRKSSLPVLSSNSGNYTTTTAGNIRNHKCSDALNEIRLQSLNKYCNKLLGGTAHTATAPYRVSGVPGGPLTGIDANLPTTVIGGTHGRTQQRPIDELEDLSFIDSSDLSSAGDDINPALVCTEQDDCGQYGRECSRTQRKPYPSIITGAAVRHPITPAVEGAEGAAGTLPAVDSGKTLASTTAVPCTVSGGAFVTASAANRNNYIDSSSDELYGVCSGVGHLTLTCDGTEPYRRNSDEQWPSQRPSVVKCRTQCNRTDSNANDDYQAARYGAELRFDGGLQSASAISTLITSLANGGVTCAGSSDIGHGDSNVTSQDRSGGRRSDTNNNYHRNSSNGDSEQQQQQLQQQQHQQQQQKYTTVSSNNSAEKSVSVGGVGGEPGRPGGIGEQTPLGRAATDDSYPPSSLYATIKTQGYGPACSSPDHHGGLNCFGRSNAQFHAACSGTNDRSIMEKRNNTLDRLQRLVKKTTSSSSEKQANSGTATPANAGPGATKTERLRELTELLKGNRAPPVPPPRRSKHAHSVERTLDRRNTALSTSSLIDTSFLHGAESNLPESQLLKAKESRSVDIPYRFGESSGQRMSTPSSPLVEHRQVNLRANVSTSNLEALHELPHASSGAADECKSEVGPLKDDDELFAKLSRPESRTIVGSYTQKTIPFRSASFSQVDYSSGKYIRSALGALKNSILKNKDQQQSSVDSNTIPRQYCKIVESARSCSPTELCGSQSVQESQGAQPDDTDVAKLTIKKTELNINLAPLDDYGRYHEVDGKDLASNRNSDIETIVEDPVAEHNENVENEGCVAQQANISVMQASEMVLESLVEEGIPITPTSLSKDDECLQQATTCLIPVPVYDCVVSEWSTARPSEQWIDASTTEYGKFSDCLGSIKEVNENAINDALGPGADLFSTELSEENYHPEKIVVENPPQIIEPQESVELSEDGCGSDGAADTNEGSNGSVEGMMICTPPVSIICTEPESNEYTTIVDGSAGTHKVSVVMGDGNEVEVVEVRKRHSNNEDMGDTPNCRLSNDVDEKRRLESRKSRRKGIYIQWPAIDGNNELESDHNDNGVTTGEEGNVSWNPQQLGQVNEKDSSLDLSGDSFTDLSGKDTIEYGKERENAVHSPERYLLDPTTPDSDPGKPIWPKSNRRQSLTYQSSDEKDDTLPAPALPVRTLKTLLLRSDSVSDNESDRASSRDRTSASPAPGGGDSDLRRYSKRPLRGPYGQMLEAEMKKPTSKVQYSEILEELTRNEGHNTNANAPRSRGTGSQSMDETNDRHAAKAGSKPRKTSANLPVPTHVRTASSPSKLSDSSSSHSASPSKRYLCNIEQRSTDSDKSEKSMVSGGKLESKKFSLDSHLADKSLRRGGSDVHEKPNKQRSGSSASDKQQKRSLDEIRLSQNSRTPSERSFTLLSTPETPKGLAASPELLAELLKGSSEKLVTEQLTGSGGNIGGNGSNALPSAVLNCLDTRTHVVVELFNTEKSYVESLQTIVLKYLNQLKSPENSGLVDAQTVDEIFFMVPAILNIHERFLEELRRRLDSWDKMQMIGDAFVDVFSRPVILDTYTAFVNNWNRAKDAIRSARQKCPAFARFLEAMAREHKGKLSLDNLLIKPVQKFPNYELIFTRLIKHTDVTHPDQKPLQEALKLVHDILIFLNCKEKEALENGQRETALRELEGVIEGMNDLVTPERAFLLFDLVSMPSGQVTRKERGFFLFNDLLVITSIKRRSGTIRKTNMTCPGSVASTLDTNKYKYLTKISLDDLEIVKSKDENVRRIMKEIEHLSEDSSKLIEISDKAASLRCPHGALEEAIRELQREVQRQLAERQTNDAQLNVLELTWNTSNGIQNMTVVFSKPEKRTQWEEIFAEAKQKLANSLERCQIPDFFVSVPIRKTRAGLQFTCASPTLGVQKDVWVCNSDGYVGQVCVLSLVPEPSVTSCNGVCNARILCVSSVPANEERASNSSLMNVNISIVDATVNSAPCRQNNSVANSPSKSAERKGSFKSTDGSTRRTVTNNESNIQLDSGSSSEDSDAESQPERVVGSGQTCATSLTPNHRQQDSTASTNVVDESENQQSTMWLGTEDGCIHVYNCTDNIRIKKNKIKIPHVSAVYSILYLDNRVFVSLANGDICVYSRDRNGWNVASPLTVTVGTVTNPVVKLLNVHGKLWCAIQGTIKVLNTKTLQIDSQIQISNDSKPITNMTVLNDYVWISVQNSAHIKCCHHESFEIIFEVNLAPSVNKMLSNCDDIIRQHKAACLRVTSLLACKDLIWVGTSAGVLLTIAAHNVAKGSSLPAVTGLPHGHTGHVRFLTFVESPDSDADLVQEGSVSSAGAQNSAGSGKAGKASLQDLLVISGGDGYEDFRSAGNNTMSEVAGREDSTNHLLLWKV